The following DNA comes from Halalkaliarchaeum sp. AArc-CO.
GTAACCCACACTGTCGGCGGCCACCTGGTTCACTCCGGAACCGTTTCAAACGACACGACGGGGATCGTGCTGTATCCGGGCGGATTGGTTACTCCGGAGAGTTACGTCCCGACCGCCGCAGAGATCGCCGTCAGGGACGACGTCGCAGTCGTGATCCCGAAGATGCCGTACAACCTGGCGATCCTCGACGTCGACCGCGCGGGGACCGCCCGCGACGCCGCGCCGGAGATCCGGGACTGGTACGTCGCCGGACACTCGCTGGGGGGTGTGGCGGCCTGTCGGTACGCCGTCGGGGAGCCGGACGAGGTCGAGGGGATCGTCCTGTTTGCGTCCTACTGCGATCGCGACGGTTCCGACGCGGACCTCCGGGCACTTTCGGTGTTGGCAACCGAAGACGAGGTTCTCGATCGGGAGGCCGAACGCCGGAACCGGGAGCTGTTTCCGGCGGAGGCCCGGATCGTCGAGATCGACGGGATGAATCACGCCCAGTTCGGCGCCTATGGTTCACAGCGCGGTGACGGGACGGCGAAGATCGACAACGAGGCGGCGAGAAATCAGGTGGCAATCGAAGTTGTGGTGTGGTTGGAGCAGCAGTAACTGGACGATTGACGCTCCCTTATACCGGCCGGAGCGACGTACCCCTATCAGGGATGTTCGTCCGTCTCGACGGCGAACTCCTCGCGGGGTTGGCCGGTACAGGTGAGGACGTAGCCCTCCTCGATCTCGTCGTCGTCGAGAACCTGATTGTCGGTCATCTCGACGAGTTCGTGCCCGTCGCCGT
Coding sequences within:
- a CDS encoding alpha/beta hydrolase is translated as MTWTRRSIAIALVGGVVVLAIAGGGLYLELGQGPDRAALSAVQDDPNVIVTHTVGGHLVHSGTVSNDTTGIVLYPGGLVTPESYVPTAAEIAVRDDVAVVIPKMPYNLAILDVDRAGTARDAAPEIRDWYVAGHSLGGVAACRYAVGEPDEVEGIVLFASYCDRDGSDADLRALSVLATEDEVLDREAERRNRELFPAEARIVEIDGMNHAQFGAYGSQRGDGTAKIDNEAARNQVAIEVVVWLEQQ